From a single Arachis hypogaea cultivar Tifrunner chromosome 3, arahy.Tifrunner.gnm2.J5K5, whole genome shotgun sequence genomic region:
- the LOC112791359 gene encoding (3S,6E)-nerolidol synthase 1 isoform X1 has product MAISYTSFGFSNQISFSPNKPKHDCWSRCLSKTHFTMVFNQTINNLPENLNLKFQESVKVRHGEVVEKVKRALMTSSAEECLSMVDSIQRLGIEHHFEDEIAATLEKKYLQTHRRSNEYDHRQKLSRVALEFRLLRQQGYYAHTDVFDEYRNTKGELKHTLLYEDIDELIALFEASQLRIPGEYFLDEAEDFSRQYLWSIASRFHDHPQAKSIQHTLRFPIHRTLPRFIPQTLQLLGNAPWTTSLQQLSQIDTQLVNSLHLKEILQVSKWWKDLGLAKELKFVRDEPIKWYMWPMACLSGPRFSQERVDLTKPLSLIYIVDDIFDCYGGSIHELTLFTHAVERWDLAAMEELPNCMKVCFSLYEVTNEFALKTYVKHGLNPISTLVKSWVKLFNAFLEEAKWFASGNLPSAEEYLKIGRVSTGVHVILVHAFFSMGQGLTNRNVTLMNEFPTIISTLSTILRLCDDLEGDKESNKDDTRDGSYIKCYIKDHSGISIEETRKHVSNRISEEWKRLNQELLAPENQLPSSFVRMCFNGARMVPLMYSYDGDSPSKLEEHVKSLIYNGANLQPTPPQDHATVVA; this is encoded by the exons ATGGCCATCTCTTACACTTCCTTTGGTTTCTCCAATCAGATATCATTTTCACCCAACAAACCAAAGCATGACTGTTGGAGCCGTTGCCTTAGTAAAACCCATTTTACTATGGTATTCAACCAAACTATAAATAATCTTCCTGAAAATTTAAACCTCAAG TTTCAGGAAAGCGTAAAAGTGAGACATGGTGAAGTGGTGGAGAAAGTGAAGCGTGCACTGATGACGAGCAGCGCAGAAGAATGCTTGTCAATGGTGGACTCCATACAAAGGTTAGGCATTGAGCACCACTTTGAAGATGAGATTGCAGCAACGCTTGAAAAGAAATATCTTCAAACTCATCGGAGAAGCAATGAATATGATCATCGTCAAAAGCTGTCAAGAGTTGCACTTGAATTTCGTTTGTTGAGACAACAAGGCTACTACGCTCACACAG ACGTGTTTGATGAATACCGTAACACTAAAGGCGAGCTCAAACACACCTTATTATACGAGGACATAGATGAGTTAATTGCTTTGTTCGAAGCATCTCAACTAAGAATTCCAGGGGAGTATTTTCTTGATGAAGCAGAGGATTTTAGCCGGCAGTACCTCTGGTCCATTGCTTCAAGGTTTCATGATCATCCTCAAGCCAAATCTATTCAACACACATTGCGCTTCCCAATTCATAGAACTCTTCCACGATTCATTCCTCAAACCTTACAACTTCTTGGAAATGCACCGTGGACTACTTCTTTACAACAACTGTCTCAAATAGATACCCAACTCGTTAACTCTTTGCATCTCAAGGAAATTCTCCAAGTTTCCAA GTGGTGGAAAGATTTGGGTTTGGCGAAGGAGTTGAAGTTTGTTAGAGATGAACCAATAAAATGGTACATGTGGCCCATGGCATGTCTCTCTGGTCCACGCTTCTCACAAGAAAGAGTTGACCTCACTAAACCTTTGTCCTTAATTTACATCGTCGATGATATCTTTGATTGTTATGGTGGAAGCATCCATGAACTCACCCTTTTCACTCATGCAGTCGAGAG GTGGGACTTGGCAGCCATGGAAGAATTACCAAATTGCATGAAAGTGTGCTTTTCTCTTTACGAAGTGACTAACGAGTTTGCGCTCAAGACCTATGTCAAACACGGATTGAATCCAATAAGCACCTTAGTAAAATcg TGGGTAAAACTATTCAATGCATTCCTGGAAGAAGCAAAATGGTTTGCGTCAGGGAATTTACCAAGTGCTGAAGAGTATTTGAAAATTGGTAGAGTGAGTACAGGGGTGCACGTGATCCTTGTCCATGCTTTCTTTTCCATGGGTCAGGGATTAACCAATCGGAATGTGACTCTAATGAATGAATTCCCAACCATTATATCCACATTAAGCACAATTCTTAGGCTATGTGATGACTTGGAAGGCGACAAA GAGTCTAACAAAGATGATACTCGTGATGGATCGTACATAAAATGCTACATAAAGGATCACTCTGGAATTTCAATTGAAGAGACACGAAAGCATGTCAGTAATCGAATTTCAGAAGAATGGAAACGACTTAACCAGGAATTGCTAGCACCGGAAAATCAATTACCATCGTCTTTTGTTAGAATGTGCTTCAATGGTGCTCGCATGGTACCTCTCATGTACAGCTATGATGGCGATAGCCCATCAAAGCTAGAGGAGCATGTCAAGTCCTTGATCTACAATGGTGCTAACCTACAACCTACTCCTCCACAAGATCACGCCACAGTTGTTGCCTGA
- the LOC112791359 gene encoding (3S,6E)-nerolidol synthase 1 isoform X2, whose protein sequence is MAISYTSFGFSNQISFSPNKPKHDCWSRCLSKTHFTMVFNQTINNLPENLNLKESVKVRHGEVVEKVKRALMTSSAEECLSMVDSIQRLGIEHHFEDEIAATLEKKYLQTHRRSNEYDHRQKLSRVALEFRLLRQQGYYAHTDVFDEYRNTKGELKHTLLYEDIDELIALFEASQLRIPGEYFLDEAEDFSRQYLWSIASRFHDHPQAKSIQHTLRFPIHRTLPRFIPQTLQLLGNAPWTTSLQQLSQIDTQLVNSLHLKEILQVSKWWKDLGLAKELKFVRDEPIKWYMWPMACLSGPRFSQERVDLTKPLSLIYIVDDIFDCYGGSIHELTLFTHAVERWDLAAMEELPNCMKVCFSLYEVTNEFALKTYVKHGLNPISTLVKSWVKLFNAFLEEAKWFASGNLPSAEEYLKIGRVSTGVHVILVHAFFSMGQGLTNRNVTLMNEFPTIISTLSTILRLCDDLEGDKESNKDDTRDGSYIKCYIKDHSGISIEETRKHVSNRISEEWKRLNQELLAPENQLPSSFVRMCFNGARMVPLMYSYDGDSPSKLEEHVKSLIYNGANLQPTPPQDHATVVA, encoded by the exons ATGGCCATCTCTTACACTTCCTTTGGTTTCTCCAATCAGATATCATTTTCACCCAACAAACCAAAGCATGACTGTTGGAGCCGTTGCCTTAGTAAAACCCATTTTACTATGGTATTCAACCAAACTATAAATAATCTTCCTGAAAATTTAAACCTCAAG GAAAGCGTAAAAGTGAGACATGGTGAAGTGGTGGAGAAAGTGAAGCGTGCACTGATGACGAGCAGCGCAGAAGAATGCTTGTCAATGGTGGACTCCATACAAAGGTTAGGCATTGAGCACCACTTTGAAGATGAGATTGCAGCAACGCTTGAAAAGAAATATCTTCAAACTCATCGGAGAAGCAATGAATATGATCATCGTCAAAAGCTGTCAAGAGTTGCACTTGAATTTCGTTTGTTGAGACAACAAGGCTACTACGCTCACACAG ACGTGTTTGATGAATACCGTAACACTAAAGGCGAGCTCAAACACACCTTATTATACGAGGACATAGATGAGTTAATTGCTTTGTTCGAAGCATCTCAACTAAGAATTCCAGGGGAGTATTTTCTTGATGAAGCAGAGGATTTTAGCCGGCAGTACCTCTGGTCCATTGCTTCAAGGTTTCATGATCATCCTCAAGCCAAATCTATTCAACACACATTGCGCTTCCCAATTCATAGAACTCTTCCACGATTCATTCCTCAAACCTTACAACTTCTTGGAAATGCACCGTGGACTACTTCTTTACAACAACTGTCTCAAATAGATACCCAACTCGTTAACTCTTTGCATCTCAAGGAAATTCTCCAAGTTTCCAA GTGGTGGAAAGATTTGGGTTTGGCGAAGGAGTTGAAGTTTGTTAGAGATGAACCAATAAAATGGTACATGTGGCCCATGGCATGTCTCTCTGGTCCACGCTTCTCACAAGAAAGAGTTGACCTCACTAAACCTTTGTCCTTAATTTACATCGTCGATGATATCTTTGATTGTTATGGTGGAAGCATCCATGAACTCACCCTTTTCACTCATGCAGTCGAGAG GTGGGACTTGGCAGCCATGGAAGAATTACCAAATTGCATGAAAGTGTGCTTTTCTCTTTACGAAGTGACTAACGAGTTTGCGCTCAAGACCTATGTCAAACACGGATTGAATCCAATAAGCACCTTAGTAAAATcg TGGGTAAAACTATTCAATGCATTCCTGGAAGAAGCAAAATGGTTTGCGTCAGGGAATTTACCAAGTGCTGAAGAGTATTTGAAAATTGGTAGAGTGAGTACAGGGGTGCACGTGATCCTTGTCCATGCTTTCTTTTCCATGGGTCAGGGATTAACCAATCGGAATGTGACTCTAATGAATGAATTCCCAACCATTATATCCACATTAAGCACAATTCTTAGGCTATGTGATGACTTGGAAGGCGACAAA GAGTCTAACAAAGATGATACTCGTGATGGATCGTACATAAAATGCTACATAAAGGATCACTCTGGAATTTCAATTGAAGAGACACGAAAGCATGTCAGTAATCGAATTTCAGAAGAATGGAAACGACTTAACCAGGAATTGCTAGCACCGGAAAATCAATTACCATCGTCTTTTGTTAGAATGTGCTTCAATGGTGCTCGCATGGTACCTCTCATGTACAGCTATGATGGCGATAGCCCATCAAAGCTAGAGGAGCATGTCAAGTCCTTGATCTACAATGGTGCTAACCTACAACCTACTCCTCCACAAGATCACGCCACAGTTGTTGCCTGA
- the LOC112791360 gene encoding uncharacterized protein yields MYRRVLHRSLCTATQSATTSSAASTTSIKAISQDLYKESNFTRLVEKFKKASDVERFRKKTGIYEDTVRRLASAKRFSCVRNILDHQKKYPEIDKEGFCSRIITLYGKSRMYRHARKLFDEMPQRNCTRTVLSFNALLAAYLHSRKFDLVHTLFKELPKELSVEPNLVSYNILIKALCESGSFDSGLEMLDEMEKKGLKPDLITFNTLLDALYANGRFEDGEKLWVSMRGKSIAPDIRTCNSRLMGLALEKKTKEAVEFIEEMKKDGVKPDVFSFNALIKGFVNEGNLDEAKKWFGEIGKSEFDPDKVTYATLVPFLCEKGDLKTAHEVSKDIFNHRLRVDGSLLQLVVDKLVAESMVSEAEEIVELGKANKYCRYKLNLPGPAEEKKSE; encoded by the coding sequence ATGTATCGTCGCGTTCTCCACCGCAGCCTCTGCACGGCCACACAATCCGCCACCACCTCCTCCGCCGCATCAACAACCAGCATCAAGGCAATATCTCAGGACCTGTACAAGGAATCGAACTTCACGCGCCTCGTGGAGAAGTTCAAGAAGGCCTCCGACGTTGAGCGCTTCCGCAAAAAGACCGGCATATACGAGGACACCGTTCGCCGCCTCGCCTCCGCCAAGAGATTCAGCTGCGTCCGCAACATCCTCGACCACCAGAAGAAGTACCCAGAGATCGACAAGGAGGGCTTCTGCTCCCGCATCATCACACTCTATGGGAAATCTCGCATGTACCGCCATGCCCGCAAGTTGTTCGACGAAATGCCCCAACGAAACTGCACTCGCACCGTGCTCTCCTTCAACGCCCTCCTCGCCGCGTACCTTCACTCTCGCAAGTTTGACCTCGTCCACACCCTTTTCAAGGAGCTTCCCAAGGAGCTCTCCGTGGAGCCTAACTTGGTGTCCTACAACATCCTCATCAAGGCTTTATGCGAATCTGGTTCTTTCGATTCAGGGTTGGAGATGCTTGACGAGATGGAGAAGAAGGGACTGAAGCCTGATTTGATCACTTTCAACACGCTGCTTGATGCGTTGTATGCAAATGGTCGTTTTGAGGATGGGGAGAAGCTGTGGGTTTCGATGCGTGGGAAGAGTATTGCACCTGATATCAGGACCTGCAATTCGAGGTTGATGGGGTTGGCTCtggagaagaaaacaaaggaagccGTTGAGTTCATCGAGGAAATGAAGAAGGATGGTGTGAAGCCTGATGTTTTCAGCTTCAATGCCTTGATTAAGGGGTTTGTGAATGAGGGCAATTTGGATGAAGCAAAGAAGTGGTTTGGTGAGATTGGGAAATCTGAGTTTGATCCTGATAAGGTCACTTATGCCACACTTGTTCCTTTCCTGTGTGAGAAGGGTGATTTGAAAACAGCACATGAGGTGTCTAAGGACATCTTCAACCATAGGTTGCGTGTTGATGGGTCGTTGCTACAGCTCGTGGTTGATAAGCTGGTGGCGGAGTCTATGGTTTCAGAGGCGGAGGAGATTGTGGAACTAGGGAAAGCAAATAAGTATTGCCGCTATAAGCTAAATTTGCCTGGACCagcagaggaaaagaagagcGAGTAG
- the LOC112781842 gene encoding transcription factor DYT1-like, producing the protein MGNLYDNRLTVSVDELYFNAENSSINKRGRMGRRNYDADDTVVYKSKNLETERRRRQKLSDRLLMLRSLVPIITNMNKATIIEDAITYIKNLKDKVDSLTRELQEIEATSETTLVEPKTNETNNGEAMKEWGIKEEVRVTNIDGKKLWLKMIIEKKKGRFTQLMDAIHSFGIELIDTNVTTMKGALLITASIQGMDGEALVVQQTKELMLDIINSTHSY; encoded by the exons ATGGGAAACCTATATGATAATAGGCTAACAGTGTCTGTAGATGAGTTATATTTCAATGCTGAAAACAGTAGCATCAACAAGAGGGGGAGGATGGGAAGGAGGAACTATGATGCTGATGACACAGTAGTGTACAAATCCAAGAACCTTGAGACTGAAAGGAGAAGGAGACAGAAGCTCAGTGACAGGCTCTTGATGCTGCGCTCCTTAGTCCCCATCATCACAAAT ATGAacaaagcaacaataattgaggaTGCCATCACTTACATTAAGAACCTTAAAGACAAAGTTGACAGTCTCACCCGAGAGCTTCAGGAAATAGAAGCAACATCGGAGACAACACTTGTAGAACCAAAGACTAACGAGACTAACAATGGTGAAGCCATGAAAGAATGGGGGATAAAG GAAGAGGTGAGAGTGACCAACATTGATGGAAAGAAGCTGTGGTTGAAGATGATCatagagaagaagaagggaaggttCACACAGTTGATGGATGCCATTCATTCGTTTGGCATAGAGCTCATAGACACAAATGTTACAACCATGAAAGGAGCACTTTTGATCACAGCTTCTATACAG GGCATGGATGGTGAAGCACTTGTGGTTCAGCAAACCAAAGAGTTGATGCTAGATATTATCAACTCCACACACAGCTattga